A single region of the Raphanus sativus cultivar WK10039 chromosome 1, ASM80110v3, whole genome shotgun sequence genome encodes:
- the LOC108853655 gene encoding probable voltage-gated potassium channel subunit beta, whose product MQYKNLGKSGLKVSTLSFGAWVTFGNQLDVKEAKSILQCCRDHGVNFFDNAEVYANGRAEEIMGQAIRELGWRRSDVVVSTKIFWGGPGPNDKGLSRKHIVEGTKASLKRLDMDYVDVLYCHRPDASTPIEETVRAMNYVIDKGWAFYWGTSEWSAQQITEAWGAAERLDLVGPVVEQPEYNMFARHKVESEFLPLYTNHGIGLTTWSPLASGVLTGKYNKGSIPSDSRFALENYKNLANRSLVDDVLKKVSGLKPIADELGVTLAQLAIAWCASNPNVSSVITGATRESQIQENMKAVDVIPLLTPHVLDKIEQVIQSKPKRPESYR is encoded by the exons ATGCAGTACAAGAATCTGGGGAAATCGGGATTGAAAGTGAGCACGCTCTCGTTCGGAGCGTGGGTGACATTCGGGAACCAGCTGGACGTGAAAGAAGCCAAATCGATTCTCCAGTGCTGCCGTGATCACGGGGTCAACTTCTTCGACAACGCCGAGGTCTACGCCAATGGCCGAGCCGAGGAGATTATGGGCCAGGCGATTCGCGAGCTGGGATGGCGCAGATCCGACGTCGTCGTCTCCACCAAGATCTTCTGGGGTGGCCCTGGTCCTAACGACAAAGGTTTGTCGAGGAAACATATCgtcgaaggaaccaaagcttcTCTCAAACGACTCGATATGGACTACGTCGATGTCCTCTATTGCCACAG GCCTGATGCTTCAACACCTATTGAGGAGACAGTGAGGGCGATGAACTACGTGATTGATAAGGGTTGGGCGTTCTACTGGGGAACAAGTGAATGGTCGGCTCAACAAATCACAGAGGCATGGGGAGCTGCTGAGAGGTTGGATTTGGTCGGTCCAGTCGTCGAACAGCCTGAGTACAACATGTTTGCTAGGCACAAA GTTGAATCAGAGTTTCTTCCTCTGTACACCAACCATGGCATAGGTCTCACTACTTGGAGCCCACTCGCATCTGGTGTGCTCACTGGTAAATACAACAAGGGATCTATTCCCTCTGACAGCCGATTTGCATTGGAGAACTACAAA AACCTTGCCAATAGATCACTTGTGGATGACGTGCTGAAGAAAGTCAGCGGTCTCAAACCGATTGCAGATGAGCTAGGTGTAACCTTGGCTCAGCTTGCAATCGCGTGGTGTGCTTCAAATCCTAACGTGTCATCCGTTATCACCGGTGCCACAAGGGAGTCACAG ATTCAAGAAAACATGAAGGCTGTTGATGTGATCCCGTTGTTGACGCCACATGTTCTGGACAAGATCGAGCAAGTGATACAGAGCAAACCTAAACGTCCTGAATCATACCGGTAG